A single window of Onychostoma macrolepis isolate SWU-2019 chromosome 16, ASM1243209v1, whole genome shotgun sequence DNA harbors:
- the cdc42l gene encoding cell division cycle 42, like yields MQTIKCVVVGDGAVGKTCLLISYTTNKFPSEYVPTVFDNYAVTVMIGGEPYTLGLFDTAGQEDYDRLRPLSYPQTDVFLVCFSVVSPSSFENVKEKWVPEISHHCPRTPFLLVGTQVDLRDDSNTVEKLAKNKQRPISPESGEKLARDLRAVKYVECSALTQRGLKNVFDEAILAALEPPETKPKKRCVLL; encoded by the exons aTGCAGACCATAAAGTGTGTGGTGGTTGGAGATGGAGCTGTCGGAAAGACCTGCCTCCTCATCTCATACACAACCAACAAATTCCCCTCTGAATATGTTCCCACG GTTTTTGATAACTATGCTGTCACAGTGATGATTGGAGGTGAACCGTATACACTGGGGCTTTTTGACACCGCAG GTCAGGAAGACTACGACAGACTTCGGCCTCTCAGCTATCCACAGACAGACGTCTTCCTTGTTTGCTTCTCTGTTGTTTCTCCTTCCTCCTTTGAGAATGTGAAAGAGAAG TGGGTACCAGAGATCTCTCACCACTGTCCACGCACTCCATTCCTTCTGGTGGGCACTCAGGTTGACCTGAGGGATGACAGTAACACTGTGGAAAAACTTGCCAAAAACAAGCAGCGCCCCATATCACCCGAGAGTGGGGAGAAGCTGGCCAGAGACCTCAGAGCTGTCAAATACGTGGAGTGCTCCGCCCTCACACAG AGAGGCCTGAAGAATGTATTCGACGAGGCGATACTCGCCGCCCTTGAACCTCCGGAGACCAAACCCAAGAAGCGCTGCGTCCTTTTGTAG
- the mlf2 gene encoding myeloid leukemia factor 2: MFRYLNDVDDSPYMMDPFAAHRHQMRSLFGSFGMDPFPLTPQIQHPRTRLQPQAGALAPFGMMGMGGGFLDMFSMMSGMMENMERMSGSPNCQTFSSSTVISYSSTDTGAPKVYQQTSEFLTAPGGIRETRQTMRDSESGLERMAIGHHIGDRGHVMERSRNRLTGDREERQDYFNLEESEAAAFDEEWRREVGRYRPPNARSLDYGRERSAGVGQQLALTAPPSSSSSPSPRHESPRHHPPHSRPRYDW; the protein is encoded by the exons atgtTTCGCTATTTAAATGATGTAGATGACAGCCCATACATGAT GGATCCGTTCGCAGCACACAGACACCAGATGAGGAGTCTCTTTGGGTCTTTTGGGATGGACCCGTTTCCTCTCACCCCTCAGATCCAGCATCCACGTACACGCTTGCAG CCACAAGCTGGAGCCTTGGCCCCCTTCGGCATGATGGGAATG ggTGGAGGTTTCTTGGACATGTTCAGCATGATGAGTGGAATGATGGAGAACATG GAACGAATGTCTGGTTCTCCAAACTGCCAGACCTTCTCCTCCTCCACAGTCATCTCGTACTCCTCCACAGACACAGGAGCACCTAAAGTCTATCAGCAAACCAGTGAATTTCTCACTGCTCCCGGGGGT atCAGAGAGACGCGTCAAACAATGCGGGACAGTGAGAGTGGGCTGGAGCGAATGGCTATAGGGCATCATATTGGTGATAGAGGTCATGTGATGGAACGCTCAAGGAACCGTCTCACAGGAGACCGTGAAGAGAGACAGGACTACTTCAACTTGGAAGAGA GTGAGGCAGCTGCCTTTGATGAAGAGTGGAGGAGAGAGGTGGGCCGGTACCGCCCCCCTAATGCCCGTAGTTTAGACTATGGGCGTGAGCGGAGTGCAGGCGTTGGACAGCAGCTGGCCCTGACAGCGCCTCCGagctcctcctcctctccctcGCCTCGCCACGAGTCACCACGCCACCATCCTCCTCACTCTCGTCCACGCTACGACTGGTGA